The nucleotide sequence AGGTCCGTGGTTCTGCACCAGTACCATTTCCACTTCTTCTGCGCTGAAACCTTCTTTCAGGAAAGTGTTGATGATCAGGTTGCCAGTTTCATGCTCATAGTTACCCTGAATCATATCATCGGTCAATTCTGGCGTACACGGGATATCCTGCGTTAGGTGGTCGGCATGGGTAGTACCGAAGATCGGCACCGGTCTGCCCGCCTGTGCCCATGATACGGCATAGGTGGAATGCGTATGGCAGATGCCCCCGATATGTTCCCATGTCTTGTAGAGTAGCGCATGGGTTTTGGTATCGGAAGAGGGGCGCATGCTGCCTTCCAGTATATTATTGTCGAAATCGACAATAACCATATCCTCCGGCTTCAGCTGTTTGTAAGGAACACCGCTTGGCTTGATGGCGAAGACGCCTTTGCTACGGTCCACGGCACTCACGTTACCGAAAGTGAAAATAACCAGCTCCAGTTCCGGCAGCTGCATATTGGCTTCATAGCATTCCTGCTTCAACGCTTTGTACTGACTCATTGTCTTTGGTGATTTTTTCGGTGAAAGATCCTATTTGTTTGTATTGTTCATAAAGGGAAGCGTAGTGACTCACATGTGCTGCGATGGGTTGGTAAGTGGTTTCAAAACCGCTTGACATACTTTCCATGGCGGTCAGAACGTCAGGATAGATACCCGCTGCCACTGCTGCATACATGGCAGCGCCCAAGGCAGGTGCCTGCTCCGAGCGGACCACCTTG is from Limibacter armeniacum and encodes:
- a CDS encoding L-ribulose-5-phosphate 4-epimerase, whose product is MSQYKALKQECYEANMQLPELELVIFTFGNVSAVDRSKGVFAIKPSGVPYKQLKPEDMVIVDFDNNILEGSMRPSSDTKTHALLYKTWEHIGGICHTHSTYAVSWAQAGRPVPIFGTTHADHLTQDIPCTPELTDDMIQGNYEHETGNLIINTFLKEGFSAEEVEMVLVQNHGPFSWGKNAAKAVYNSAVMEELARMASITLQVNPETPRLKQSLKEKHYYRKHGKNAYYGQS